In Cedecea neteri, a single genomic region encodes these proteins:
- a CDS encoding DUF3820 family protein, with amino-acid sequence MDKEQLIEIANTAMPFGKYKGRMLIDLPEEYLLWFSRKGEFPAGHLGELMALTLLIKVEGLDNLVRPLKRH; translated from the coding sequence ATGGACAAAGAACAGCTCATTGAGATAGCCAACACGGCCATGCCGTTTGGTAAATACAAAGGCCGGATGCTGATTGATTTACCGGAGGAATATTTGCTTTGGTTTTCCCGCAAAGGGGAGTTTCCCGCGGGCCATCTCGGTGAGCTGATGGCCCTGACGCTGCTGATTAAAGTGGAAGGGCTGGACAACCTGGTCCGGCCCCTCAAGCGGCACTAG
- a CDS encoding LysR family transcriptional regulator — MNYSLRQLRVFVAVAHAGSFSRAGESIGLSQSAVSHSLKELEAELGVKLLDRTTREVVLTSAGELLAPRLELLLEELTTTLLDARVVGNQLSGTVRVAASQTLSAHLMPQSIAASAEAYPNIRFMLHDASQQWVLQSIRQGEVDFGVVIDPVQASDLECETVLSEPFLLLCRSDHPFAKAEQVDWQALQGQKLVLQDYASGSRPLIDEAFVRQGIEVNVVQQIGHPVTLYPMVEAGIGLSVLPALALPLPEGRPLVVKRLTPVVNRQLMLVRRKNRSLSRAAEAIWQEVREQARLLTLARIGDPLFMDD, encoded by the coding sequence ATGAATTATTCCCTGCGTCAGCTTCGTGTATTTGTGGCCGTAGCCCATGCCGGCAGTTTCAGCCGGGCAGGGGAGAGTATTGGGCTGAGTCAGTCGGCCGTTAGCCACAGCCTGAAGGAGCTGGAAGCCGAGCTGGGCGTTAAGCTGCTTGACCGTACTACGCGGGAAGTGGTGCTCACGTCCGCGGGAGAATTGCTGGCTCCTCGCCTGGAGCTGTTGCTGGAAGAGTTGACCACAACGCTGCTGGATGCTCGCGTGGTGGGGAATCAGCTTAGCGGCACGGTTCGCGTGGCCGCCAGCCAGACGCTATCCGCGCACCTGATGCCGCAATCTATCGCTGCCAGCGCGGAGGCTTATCCGAATATTCGATTTATGCTGCATGATGCTTCCCAGCAGTGGGTTTTGCAGAGTATTCGCCAGGGCGAAGTTGATTTTGGCGTAGTTATTGACCCGGTGCAGGCCAGCGATCTGGAGTGTGAAACGGTGTTGTCTGAGCCTTTTCTGCTGCTGTGCCGCAGCGATCATCCGTTTGCTAAAGCGGAACAGGTTGACTGGCAGGCGCTACAGGGGCAAAAGCTGGTGCTGCAAGATTATGCCTCGGGCAGCCGCCCATTGATTGATGAGGCTTTTGTCCGGCAGGGGATTGAGGTGAACGTTGTCCAGCAGATTGGGCACCCCGTAACGCTGTATCCGATGGTAGAGGCAGGGATTGGTTTAAGCGTGTTGCCCGCGTTGGCGCTGCCTTTGCCAGAAGGTAGACCGCTGGTGGTGAAGCGGCTAACGCCGGTTGTAAACCGACAGTTGATGCTGGTCAGACGAAAGAACCGATCGCTTTCACGTGCGGCGGAGGCTATCTGGCAGGAGGTGCGGGAGCAGGCCAGGCTGTTAACCCTGGCCCGTATTGGCGATCCGCTGTTTATGGACGATTAG
- a CDS encoding FlxA-like family protein, whose amino-acid sequence MTTISSNALQGSQLTTSTSTGSSASGSTDNSTASQIAQISKKITQLTEKLREVSGTPDRSAEEKKKQVELLQTEIKMLQAQLAQLQRKQAEEAQQKQEQQQIKTTGVNNPSDDHQIDIYI is encoded by the coding sequence ATGACGACAATATCCAGCAATGCTCTGCAGGGCTCTCAGTTGACAACCAGCACGTCGACAGGCTCTTCTGCTTCCGGCAGCACTGATAACAGTACAGCCTCGCAGATTGCCCAAATCAGCAAAAAAATTACTCAGCTGACGGAGAAACTGAGAGAAGTTTCCGGCACGCCAGATCGCTCTGCTGAAGAGAAAAAGAAGCAGGTAGAGTTACTTCAGACCGAGATTAAAATGCTGCAGGCTCAGTTGGCCCAGCTTCAGCGTAAACAAGCTGAAGAAGCCCAGCAGAAACAAGAGCAGCAGCAGATCAAGACCACTGGCGTAAACAACCCTTCCGACGATCACCAGATTGATATTTATATCTAA
- the ligA gene encoding NAD-dependent DNA ligase LigA translates to MDSIEQQLNHLRTTLRHHEYLYHVQDNPEIPDAEYDRLMRELRALEEAHPELITQDSPTQRVGAAPLSEFTQVRHEVPMLSLDNVFDEASYLAFNKRVLDRLKSSDALTFCCELKLDGLAVSLLYEDGVLVRAATRGDGTTGENITSNVRTIRAIPLKLHGDNIPRRLEVRGEVFLPQAGFEKINEEARRTGGKVFANPRNAAAGSLRQLDPRITAKRPLTFFCYGVGLLEGGELPVSHMARLQQFKAWGLPVSDRIRLCSTPEEVLAFYHQVEADRPTLGFDIDGVVIKVDSLALQETLGFVARAPRWAVAFKFPAQEQMTTVRDVEFQVGRTGAITPVARLEPVQVAGVLVSNATLHNADEIERLGLRIGDRVVIRRAGDVIPQVVGVVESERPEDTQEIIFPTQCPVCGSDVERVEGEAVARCTGGLICGAQRKEALKHFVSRRAMDVDGMGDKIIDQLVEKEYVHTPADLFKLTAGKLTGLDRMGPKSAQNVVDALEKAKETTFARFLYALGIREVGEATAAGLAAHFGTLDALISASIEDLQKVPDVGIVVATHTFNFFAEESNRDVIRQLTEEAGVHWPAPVIVKAEEIDSPFAGKTVVLTGSLSILSRDEAKDRLTALGAKVAGSVSKKTDLVIAGEAAGSKLVKAQELGIQVIDEAEMIRLLGD, encoded by the coding sequence ATGGACTCAATCGAACAACAACTTAACCACCTGCGAACCACGCTTCGCCATCATGAATATCTGTACCATGTGCAGGATAATCCCGAAATTCCCGATGCGGAATACGACAGGCTAATGCGTGAGCTGCGTGCGCTTGAAGAAGCGCATCCGGAACTGATTACCCAGGATTCACCGACCCAGCGAGTTGGGGCTGCGCCGCTGAGTGAATTTACCCAGGTGCGGCATGAAGTGCCGATGCTGTCTCTCGATAACGTTTTTGACGAAGCAAGCTACCTGGCGTTTAACAAACGCGTGCTGGACAGGCTGAAAAGCAGCGATGCCCTGACGTTTTGCTGTGAACTAAAACTTGATGGTCTGGCGGTAAGCCTGCTGTATGAAGACGGTGTTCTTGTGCGGGCTGCAACGCGTGGCGACGGCACCACCGGTGAAAATATCACTTCTAACGTCCGGACCATTCGCGCGATACCGCTTAAACTTCACGGGGACAATATTCCTCGTCGCCTTGAGGTCCGTGGCGAAGTTTTCTTGCCGCAGGCAGGCTTCGAAAAAATCAACGAAGAAGCGCGCCGCACGGGCGGGAAAGTGTTTGCCAACCCGCGTAATGCGGCGGCAGGCTCGCTGCGCCAGTTAGATCCACGTATTACCGCTAAACGCCCGCTGACCTTCTTTTGCTACGGCGTAGGGTTGCTGGAAGGTGGTGAACTGCCAGTCAGCCACATGGCACGTTTGCAACAGTTTAAGGCCTGGGGATTGCCGGTCAGCGATCGCATCCGCCTGTGCAGTACACCGGAAGAAGTGCTGGCGTTTTATCATCAGGTAGAGGCCGATCGACCAACGCTGGGCTTTGATATTGATGGCGTGGTTATCAAAGTTGACTCGCTTGCGCTACAGGAAACGCTGGGTTTTGTGGCGAGAGCGCCGCGCTGGGCAGTTGCGTTTAAATTCCCGGCACAGGAACAGATGACCACGGTGCGAGACGTTGAGTTCCAGGTTGGCCGTACCGGCGCAATTACGCCCGTCGCTCGTCTGGAGCCGGTGCAGGTTGCCGGGGTGCTGGTGAGCAACGCGACGTTGCACAATGCCGATGAAATAGAGCGTCTTGGCCTGCGCATTGGCGACAGAGTCGTTATCCGTCGCGCCGGGGATGTTATTCCGCAGGTTGTTGGCGTGGTGGAGTCTGAACGCCCGGAAGATACTCAGGAAATTATCTTCCCAACGCAGTGCCCGGTTTGCGGGTCAGACGTTGAGCGTGTGGAAGGTGAAGCCGTCGCCCGCTGTACCGGGGGCCTGATCTGTGGCGCCCAGCGCAAAGAGGCGCTGAAGCACTTTGTGTCCCGTCGTGCGATGGATGTTGACGGCATGGGTGACAAAATCATCGATCAGCTGGTGGAGAAAGAGTACGTCCACACGCCAGCCGATCTGTTCAAGCTGACGGCGGGCAAGCTTACCGGGCTGGATCGCATGGGGCCTAAATCTGCACAAAACGTTGTGGATGCGCTGGAAAAAGCCAAAGAGACGACTTTTGCGCGTTTCCTGTATGCCTTAGGCATTCGCGAAGTCGGAGAGGCCACCGCCGCTGGGCTGGCTGCGCACTTCGGCACGCTGGATGCGCTTATCTCGGCCAGCATTGAGGATCTGCAAAAAGTGCCGGATGTCGGCATTGTTGTGGCGACGCATACCTTTAACTTCTTTGCCGAAGAGAGCAACCGGGATGTTATCCGCCAGCTTACCGAAGAGGCCGGAGTTCACTGGCCCGCGCCTGTGATTGTCAAAGCGGAAGAAATTGACAGTCCGTTTGCCGGTAAAACCGTGGTGCTCACCGGCTCGCTGAGCATACTTTCCCGCGATGAAGCCAAAGACCGGCTGACCGCGCTGGGTGCAAAAGTGGCCGGAAGCGTGTCGAAAAAAACCGATCTGGTCATTGCCGGGGAAGCGGCCGGCTCCAAGCTCGTCAAGGCGCAGGAGCTGGGCATTCAGGTTATCGACGAAGCGGAAATGATTCGTTTGCTGGGTGACTAA
- the gltX gene encoding glutamate--tRNA ligase has product MKIKTRFAPSPTGYLHVGGARTALYSWLFARHNKGEFVLRIEDTDLERSTPEAIEAIMDGMNWLSLQWDEGPYYQTKRFDRYNQAIDEMLAAGTAYKCYCSKERLEALREEQMANNEKPRYDGRCRHSHEHHADDEPCVVRFANPQEGSVIFDDQIRGPIEFSNQELDDLIIRRTDGSPTYNFCVVVDDWDMEITHVIRGEDHINNTPRQINILKALNAPVPLYAHVSMINGDDGKKLSKRHGAVSVMQYRDDGYLPEALLNYLVRLGWSHGDQEIFSREEMIEMFSLNAVSKSASAFNTEKLQWLNHHYINTLEPEYVATHLQWHIEQENIDTRNGPQLSELVKLLGERCKTLKEMAQTCRYFYEDFSEFDADAAKKHLRPVARQPLEVVRDKLVALSDWTAENVHHAIQATADELEVGMGKVGMPLRVAVTGAGQSPGLDVTVHAIGKQRSVARINKALDFISEREAQQ; this is encoded by the coding sequence ATGAAAATCAAAACTCGCTTTGCGCCAAGCCCAACAGGCTATCTGCACGTTGGCGGTGCCCGTACTGCTCTCTACTCCTGGCTGTTTGCTCGTCATAACAAAGGCGAGTTCGTGCTGCGTATAGAAGACACCGACCTCGAGCGTTCAACCCCGGAAGCTATCGAAGCGATTATGGACGGGATGAACTGGCTGAGCCTGCAGTGGGATGAGGGCCCGTACTATCAGACCAAGCGTTTTGATCGTTACAACCAGGCCATCGACGAAATGCTGGCTGCGGGCACGGCGTATAAGTGCTATTGCTCTAAAGAGCGCCTTGAGGCCCTGCGTGAAGAGCAAATGGCCAATAACGAGAAACCTCGCTATGACGGTCGCTGCCGCCACAGCCATGAACACCATGCTGATGATGAACCGTGCGTTGTGCGTTTTGCCAACCCGCAGGAAGGTTCTGTTATCTTTGATGACCAGATCCGTGGCCCGATCGAATTCAGCAACCAGGAGCTGGACGATCTGATCATTCGCCGTACCGACGGTTCTCCAACCTATAACTTCTGTGTAGTGGTGGACGACTGGGATATGGAGATCACCCACGTGATCCGTGGTGAAGACCATATCAACAACACGCCGCGCCAGATCAACATCCTGAAGGCATTGAACGCGCCGGTTCCGCTTTATGCCCACGTTTCTATGATCAACGGCGACGACGGTAAAAAGCTGTCCAAGCGTCACGGGGCGGTGAGCGTGATGCAGTACCGCGACGACGGCTACCTGCCGGAAGCGCTGCTCAACTATCTGGTGCGTCTGGGCTGGTCCCACGGTGACCAGGAGATTTTCTCTCGTGAAGAGATGATTGAGATGTTCAGCCTGAACGCGGTAAGCAAATCAGCCAGCGCCTTCAATACTGAAAAGCTGCAGTGGCTGAACCACCATTACATCAATACGCTGGAGCCAGAGTACGTGGCAACGCACCTGCAATGGCACATCGAGCAGGAAAATATTGATACGCGTAACGGCCCGCAGCTGTCTGAGCTGGTAAAACTGCTGGGCGAACGCTGTAAAACCCTGAAAGAGATGGCACAGACCTGCCGCTACTTCTACGAAGATTTCAGCGAGTTTGACGCTGACGCTGCGAAAAAGCATCTTCGCCCGGTTGCACGTCAGCCGCTGGAAGTCGTGCGTGACAAACTAGTCGCGCTGAGCGACTGGACGGCAGAAAACGTTCATCACGCTATCCAGGCTACCGCTGATGAGCTGGAAGTCGGGATGGGTAAAGTGGGGATGCCGCTGCGTGTCGCCGTGACCGGTGCTGGTCAGTCTCCGGGCCTTGATGTCACCGTGCATGCCATTGGCAAACAGCGCTCCGTGGCGCGCATCAATAAAGCGCTCGATTTCATCAGCGAGCGTGAAGCTCAGCAGTAA
- a CDS encoding bile acid:sodium symporter family protein — protein MKLLRIVDPFTLTLVCTVLLASFFPAQGSFVGFFEGLTTAAIALLFFMHGAKLSREAVISGGSHWRLHLWVMCSTFVLFPVLGVLFSWWKPVNVSPELYSGFLYLCILPATVQSAIAFTSIAGGNVAAAICSASASSLLGIFLSPLLVGLVMHVQGASGSLHQVGSIMLQLLVPFVAGHLMRPWIGAWVAKNKKWIGKTDQTSILLVVYSAFSEAVTHGIWHKVGAGSLLFIVASSLVLLAIVITVNIFVARRFGFSKADEITIVFCGSKKSLANGIPMANILFPVAAVGMMVLPLMIFHQIQLMVCAGMARRYQRKATAAGEKQAAAIRT, from the coding sequence ATGAAATTGCTCCGCATTGTCGACCCCTTTACGTTAACGCTGGTTTGTACCGTCCTGCTGGCCTCTTTCTTCCCTGCACAAGGCAGTTTTGTCGGCTTCTTCGAGGGGCTGACCACCGCCGCTATCGCCTTATTGTTCTTTATGCATGGTGCAAAACTGTCTCGCGAGGCGGTGATCTCCGGCGGTAGCCACTGGCGGCTGCATCTGTGGGTGATGTGCAGCACGTTCGTCCTGTTCCCGGTGCTTGGCGTGTTGTTTAGCTGGTGGAAACCGGTCAATGTCAGCCCTGAACTTTACAGCGGGTTCCTTTATCTCTGCATTTTGCCTGCCACAGTACAATCGGCCATCGCTTTTACCTCTATTGCCGGAGGCAACGTCGCGGCGGCCATTTGTTCTGCCTCGGCATCAAGCCTGCTGGGGATTTTTCTTTCGCCGTTACTGGTTGGCCTGGTTATGCACGTTCAGGGCGCAAGCGGCAGCCTGCATCAGGTGGGCAGCATTATGCTGCAACTCCTGGTGCCGTTCGTAGCCGGGCATCTGATGCGGCCCTGGATTGGTGCCTGGGTAGCAAAAAACAAGAAATGGATCGGCAAAACTGACCAGACCTCGATTCTTTTGGTGGTCTATTCCGCCTTTAGTGAAGCCGTGACGCACGGCATCTGGCATAAGGTTGGCGCGGGTTCGTTGCTGTTTATCGTGGCTTCCAGCCTCGTGCTGCTGGCCATTGTGATAACGGTAAATATCTTTGTGGCTCGACGTTTTGGCTTTAGCAAAGCAGATGAAATTACGATTGTTTTCTGCGGGTCGAAAAAGAGCCTGGCCAACGGGATCCCGATGGCTAATATTCTGTTTCCGGTTGCTGCGGTCGGAATGATGGTGCTGCCGCTGATGATTTTCCACCAGATCCAGCTGATGGTGTGCGCCGGTATGGCCCGACGTTACCAAAGAAAAGCGACTGCAGCCGGTGAAAAACAGGCCGCAGCCATCAGAACCTAG